In the genome of Saccopteryx leptura isolate mSacLep1 chromosome 10, mSacLep1_pri_phased_curated, whole genome shotgun sequence, one region contains:
- the NKIRAS1 gene encoding NF-kappa-B inhibitor-interacting Ras-like protein 1, with protein MGKGCKVVVCGLLSVGKTAILEQLLYGNHTVGMEDCETMEDVYMASVETDRGVKEQLHLYDTRGLQEGVELPKHYFSFADGFVLVYSVNNLESFQRVELLKKEIDKFKDKKEVAIVVLGNKIDLSEQRQVDAEVAQQWAKSEKVRLWEVTVTDRKTLIEPFTLLASKLSQPQSKSSFPLPGRKNKGNSSSEN; from the exons ATGGGGAAGGGCTGCAAGGTGGTGGTGTGTGGCTTGCTGTCTGTGGGGAAAACGGCGATTCTGGAGCAGCTCCTTTATGGGAACCATACTGTTG GAATGGAAGACTGTGAAACAATGGAAGATGTGTATATGGCTTCAGTGGAAACAGATCGGGGAGTGAAGGAACAGTTACATCTTTACGACACCAGAGGCCTACAGGAGGGCGTGGAACTGCCAAAGCATTATTTCTCATTTGCCGACGGCTTTGTGCTAGTGTACAGTGTGAATAATCTGGAATCCTTTCAAAGAGTGGAGcttctgaagaaagaaattgataaGTTCAAAGACAAAAAAGAG GTAGCCATTGTCGTATTAGGAAACAAAATCGACCTTTCTGAGCAGAGACAAGTGGATGCAGAGGTGGCCCAGCAGTGGGCAAAAAGCGAGAAGGTGCGGCTGTGGGAGGTAACAGTCACAGACCGGAAAACCCTGATCGAACCCTTCACCCTGTTAGCCAGCAAGCTTTCCCAGCCCCAGAGCAAATCGAGCTTTCCCCTGCCTGGGAGGAAGAACAAAGGGAATTCCAGCTCTGAGAACTAG